A window of Garciella nitratireducens DSM 15102 contains these coding sequences:
- a CDS encoding Stp1/IreP family PP2C-type Ser/Thr phosphatase: MKIGYKTHIGMVRKRNEDSLLVLDKYYPKFSIFAVADGMGGHNAGEVASSMAIEGIKDYFLNNCIIEEFTFSDKEMNAVIKKINKDILEKSQIHSAFNGMGTTLTLVVNIKQEIHISHIGDSRVYKINDKGIKQLTEDHSLVAGLVKKGEITKEEAKIHPQKNVITRALGTDKAIYADMYHFKLYPEDIILLCTDGLTNSISENEIYRIINENKESDFQQIAEKLVTVANNNGGNDNISIIIFQ; the protein is encoded by the coding sequence ATGAAAATTGGCTATAAAACACATATCGGAATGGTCAGAAAACGTAATGAAGATTCTTTATTAGTTTTAGACAAATATTATCCTAAATTTTCTATATTTGCGGTAGCTGATGGAATGGGTGGCCATAATGCTGGAGAAGTTGCTAGTTCAATGGCAATTGAAGGAATAAAAGATTATTTTCTAAATAATTGCATTATAGAAGAATTTACTTTTAGTGATAAAGAAATGAATGCAGTTATAAAAAAGATCAATAAAGATATATTGGAAAAATCTCAAATCCATTCAGCATTTAATGGTATGGGGACTACTTTAACATTAGTTGTAAATATAAAACAGGAGATACATATTAGTCATATAGGTGATAGTAGGGTTTATAAGATAAACGATAAAGGAATAAAACAGTTAACAGAAGATCATTCTTTAGTAGCTGGATTGGTTAAAAAAGGAGAAATAACCAAAGAAGAAGCAAAAATACATCCACAAAAAAATGTAATTACTCGGGCTTTAGGTACAGATAAAGCAATCTATGCAGATATGTATCATTTTAAACTTTATCCAGAGGATATTATTTTGCTTTGTACTGATGGATTAACAAATTCTATTTCAGAAAATGAAATATATAGAATTATTAATGAAAATAAAGAATCGGATTTTCAACAAATTGCTGAAAAATTGGTTACAGTAGCTAATAATAATGGAGGAAACGATAATATCAGTATTATTATCTTTCAATGA
- a CDS encoding zinc metallopeptidase, whose product MFFWGDTTYFLLIPALILSVYAQGKVSSTFNKFLKVESKKGYTGAQVARRILDENGLYNVPIQLIHGQLSDHYDPRKRILRLSDSVYSSSSVASLGVAAHEVGHAIQHATGYIPLKLRNSIVPLASFGSQVAWFLFFIGLLFSAPSLMDLGILFFSAAVLFQVITLPVELNASKRAIALLQSNGLIASDEVKPTKKVLQAAALTYVAATATAVLQLLRLFILRGSRDD is encoded by the coding sequence ATGTTTTTTTGGGGAGATACTACTTATTTTTTATTAATTCCTGCATTGATTTTAAGTGTTTATGCTCAAGGGAAAGTTAGTTCAACATTTAATAAATTTTTAAAGGTTGAAAGTAAAAAAGGATATACAGGAGCTCAGGTTGCTAGAAGAATATTAGATGAAAATGGGTTATATAATGTTCCTATTCAATTAATTCATGGACAATTAAGTGATCATTATGATCCAAGAAAAAGAATTTTAAGATTGTCTGATTCAGTATATAGTAGTTCTTCTGTTGCATCATTAGGAGTTGCAGCTCATGAAGTTGGTCATGCAATACAGCATGCTACGGGATATATTCCATTAAAATTGAGAAATTCTATTGTTCCTCTTGCTAGTTTTGGTTCGCAAGTAGCTTGGTTTTTATTTTTCATAGGACTATTATTCTCTGCACCTAGTTTAATGGATTTAGGAATTTTATTCTTTTCAGCTGCGGTTCTTTTTCAAGTAATCACTTTACCAGTAGAATTGAATGCTAGCAAAAGAGCAATAGCTTTATTGCAATCCAATGGATTGATTGCTTCTGATGAAGTAAAGCCTACTAAAAAAGTTTTACAGGCTGCTGCCTTAACTTATGTTGCTGCTACAGCTACAGCAGTACTCCAACTATTAAGATTATTTATATTAAGAGGAAGCAGAGATGATTAA
- the rlmN gene encoding 23S rRNA (adenine(2503)-C(2))-methyltransferase RlmN: MNLMGMNLEEINKIVLKYGEPKYRAKQIFQWVYKGIENIDEMINLPKILRENLKKEYTIYRLKLVQKHFDAKDKTIKFLFALKDNNVIECVIMRYNYGNTICISTQVGCRMGCSFCASTKDGMIRNLSAGEMFDQILKSQELIGEKISNIVLMGSGEPLDNYFQVMKFIHLVNHPQTVNIGQRHITLSTCGLVPKIYKFAEENLQINLSISLHAANDLKRREIMPIAKKYSISELMTACQYYIKKTNRRITFEYALIKNKNDQLEDAIELGKLLKGKLCHINLIPINPIKEKNHKKTSEKNIQVFKEKLESFGIPTTIRKEMGSNINAACGQLRKGYLDTIKK; the protein is encoded by the coding sequence ATAAATTTAATGGGAATGAATTTAGAGGAAATTAATAAAATTGTTTTAAAATATGGAGAGCCAAAGTATCGAGCTAAACAAATATTTCAATGGGTATATAAAGGAATTGAAAATATAGATGAAATGATTAATTTACCTAAAATATTAAGAGAAAATTTAAAAAAAGAATATACAATTTATAGATTAAAATTAGTTCAAAAACATTTTGATGCGAAGGATAAAACCATAAAATTTTTATTTGCCTTAAAGGACAATAATGTTATAGAATGTGTTATAATGCGGTATAATTATGGTAATACTATATGTATTTCTACTCAAGTGGGCTGCAGAATGGGGTGTTCTTTTTGTGCGTCTACAAAGGATGGTATGATAAGAAATTTATCAGCAGGAGAAATGTTTGATCAAATTTTAAAATCTCAAGAGTTGATAGGAGAAAAAATTTCGAATATCGTACTTATGGGAAGTGGAGAACCATTAGATAACTATTTTCAAGTAATGAAATTTATTCATTTAGTAAATCATCCTCAGACAGTAAATATAGGGCAACGACATATTACTTTATCTACTTGTGGATTGGTCCCTAAAATTTATAAATTTGCAGAAGAAAATTTGCAGATCAATTTATCTATTTCTCTTCATGCTGCGAATGATTTGAAAAGAAGAGAGATTATGCCTATTGCTAAAAAATATAGTATCAGTGAGTTAATGACAGCATGTCAATATTACATAAAAAAAACAAATCGGAGGATTACTTTTGAGTATGCACTTATTAAAAATAAAAATGATCAATTAGAAGATGCTATAGAACTTGGAAAACTTTTAAAAGGAAAGCTGTGTCATATTAATTTAATTCCTATCAATCCGATAAAGGAGAAAAATCATAAAAAAACTTCAGAAAAAAATATTCAAGTATTTAAAGAAAAATTAGAATCTTTTGGAATTCCTACTACTATTCGGAAAGAAATGGGAAGTAATATTAATGCGGCTTGTGGTCAATTACGAAAAGGATATCTTGATACAATAAAGAAATAA
- a CDS encoding DUF116 domain-containing protein, whose translation MNLSFKIFYPFIYIVSQSIRIDKDKVRRLYTQINNYLVSKQKIPVVKGNNILLLTPHCIQWAKCPYKVTNDVMNCKLCGKCQVKDLVELSRKYDTGLSIVTGGTLARQNVVQKKPKAIVAIACERDLFSGIQDVKSIPVLGIINERPEGPCYNTRINISKVEEAILYFLKGGKK comes from the coding sequence ATGAATTTATCTTTTAAGATATTCTATCCTTTTATTTATATAGTAAGTCAAAGTATAAGAATTGATAAAGATAAAGTAAGAAGATTATATACACAAATAAATAATTATTTAGTAAGTAAACAAAAAATACCTGTAGTAAAGGGAAATAATATTTTATTATTGACACCTCATTGTATACAATGGGCTAAGTGTCCTTATAAAGTAACGAATGATGTAATGAATTGTAAATTATGTGGAAAATGTCAAGTAAAAGATTTAGTTGAGCTATCTAGAAAATATGATACAGGATTATCTATTGTAACAGGAGGTACTTTAGCTCGTCAAAATGTTGTTCAAAAAAAACCAAAGGCAATCGTGGCAATTGCTTGTGAAAGAGATCTATTTAGTGGGATACAAGATGTGAAATCTATTCCTGTTTTAGGAATTATCAATGAAAGGCCAGAGGGGCCATGTTATAATACTAGAATTAATATTTCAAAGGTAGAAGAAGCAATATTATATTTTTTAAAGGGAGGAAAAAAATAA
- the rsmB gene encoding 16S rRNA (cytosine(967)-C(5))-methyltransferase RsmB, with protein MKNQDSLENPREVALKVLYKIDKNNAYSNICLKKILNHTSLKPLDRAFVTQLVYGVIKNKFRIDWIISQFSNTPIKKISPWVLNILRLGIYQMLYLDKIPQSAAVNESVKLGKKYGHKRISGFINGILRSISRSPQEILQPDKKDIVHFLSIYYSHPKWMVEKWIKEYGKDFTIDLLKKNNEAPSISVRTNTLKISRERLIDLLQKEDIVTKKGEWCPEAIILENISNIDKNKYFKEGLFQVQDQSSMLVAHVLNPKENQLVIDVCAAPGGKTTHIAQKMNNTGKIIARDIYDHKLSLIKQNRDRLGISNIILEKYNALEVDSDLIGQADRVLLDAPCSGLGIIRRKPDLKWNKCFNDIKKITILQYKMLENAGKYLKKGGILVYSTCTINPDENFNIVKKFLNKNSNFKIVPILPICEKMEKHKEIEEGYLQLFPNIDFVDGFFISKIQRFQ; from the coding sequence ATGAAAAATCAAGATTCTTTAGAAAACCCAAGAGAAGTAGCTTTAAAAGTTTTATATAAAATAGATAAAAACAATGCTTATAGTAATATTTGCCTAAAAAAAATTTTAAATCATACTTCTTTAAAACCGCTAGATCGAGCTTTTGTTACACAATTAGTGTATGGAGTAATTAAAAATAAATTTAGAATTGATTGGATTATTTCTCAATTTTCTAATACTCCAATTAAGAAAATATCTCCTTGGGTATTGAATATTTTAAGATTAGGTATTTATCAAATGCTATATTTAGATAAAATTCCTCAATCTGCTGCCGTAAATGAATCCGTAAAATTAGGGAAAAAATATGGACATAAGAGAATTAGTGGTTTTATTAATGGAATATTGAGAAGTATTTCTAGATCACCTCAAGAAATTTTGCAACCAGATAAGAAGGACATAGTACATTTTTTATCTATATATTATTCTCATCCAAAATGGATGGTAGAAAAATGGATAAAAGAATATGGAAAAGATTTTACCATAGATTTATTAAAAAAGAATAATGAGGCTCCTTCTATTAGTGTTCGTACAAACACATTGAAAATTTCAAGAGAAAGATTGATAGATTTATTACAAAAAGAAGATATAGTAACTAAAAAGGGAGAGTGGTGCCCTGAAGCAATTATACTAGAAAACATTTCTAATATTGACAAGAATAAATATTTTAAAGAAGGGTTATTTCAAGTTCAAGACCAAAGCTCTATGCTAGTAGCTCATGTTTTAAATCCTAAAGAAAACCAGTTAGTAATAGACGTCTGTGCTGCTCCTGGAGGTAAAACTACTCATATTGCTCAAAAAATGAACAATACAGGAAAAATTATAGCAAGAGATATATACGATCATAAATTATCTCTTATAAAACAAAATAGAGATAGGTTGGGAATTTCGAATATTATATTAGAAAAATATAATGCTTTAGAGGTGGATTCTGATCTTATTGGTCAAGCAGATAGAGTTTTATTAGATGCACCTTGTTCAGGTTTAGGAATAATTAGAAGAAAACCTGATTTAAAGTGGAATAAATGTTTTAATGATATAAAAAAAATTACAATATTACAATATAAAATGTTAGAAAATGCTGGAAAGTATTTAAAAAAAGGTGGTATTTTGGTTTATAGTACTTGTACCATTAATCCAGATGAAAATTTTAATATAGTAAAAAAATTTTTGAATAAGAATTCTAATTTTAAAATTGTTCCAATACTTCCTATATGTGAAAAAATGGAAAAACATAAAGAAATTGAAGAAGGCTATTTACAACTTTTTCCTAATATAGATTTTGTTGATGGATTTTTTATAAGTAAAATACAAAGATTTCAGTAA